In Alteribacter lacisalsi, a genomic segment contains:
- the spoIIM gene encoding stage II sporulation protein M has protein sequence MKSGPGRAIAMHLEENRSIYVFSIVLLMMGVIFGAVIVNSLNVNQKNDLFTYLTQFFGQVEQGELAAPQTVFSQSFSYYAKYLGLMWFLGLSVIGLPVILVMLFLKGLVVGFTVGFLVSQMGADGFFLAFVTVFPQNVFLVPVFIITAAVSISFSLKICRQIIRKGYEPIFKHFTAYSLFLLFTGAFITLIAVYEAYVSPVLLRSVVQWLA, from the coding sequence ATGAAAAGCGGCCCGGGAAGGGCTATAGCCATGCATTTAGAAGAGAACCGTTCGATCTACGTGTTTTCAATCGTTTTACTGATGATGGGCGTCATTTTCGGCGCTGTGATTGTTAACAGTCTTAATGTGAACCAGAAGAATGATCTTTTCACATACCTGACCCAGTTTTTTGGACAAGTTGAACAGGGAGAGCTTGCCGCACCGCAGACGGTTTTCAGCCAGAGTTTTTCGTATTATGCCAAGTATCTGGGACTGATGTGGTTTTTAGGCCTTTCGGTAATCGGACTGCCGGTAATTCTTGTTATGCTGTTCCTTAAAGGACTTGTTGTCGGTTTTACTGTTGGGTTTCTCGTAAGCCAGATGGGAGCAGACGGATTCTTTCTGGCTTTTGTAACAGTTTTTCCACAGAATGTCTTTCTTGTTCCAGTGTTTATCATAACAGCGGCTGTTTCTATTTCTTTTTCGCTGAAAATATGCCGGCAGATTATCCGGAAGGGGTATGAACCGATCTTTAAGCACTTTACAGCCTATTCATTGTTTCTTTTGTTCACAGGAGCATTTATTACGCTCATCGCGGTTTATGAAGCTTATGTATCTCCTGTGCTGCTTCGTTCGGTTGTCCAATGGCTCGCATAA
- a CDS encoding permease, producing the protein MKPHQVRAFGKDLIGMGLLLLFLILFLFSDRLSSTQYIQDLPGAWVNVNTLFLSIVIEAVPFILLGVFVSAMIQIYVSEETIQRYLPKNAIGALFPAAVLGAIFPLCECAIVPVVARLVKKGMPLHVGVVFLVAAPILNPIVFASTFFAFGSNWTHPVLLSRMGLAFILSIIIGFVLYMLFKNTRQLRAQAQSLTDHAHNHEHNHTHSSGGKPTFMTRIKETVYHAVDEFFLMGKYLILGALIAAMFQTFLDRSLLQTIGANEYSSTLVMMGFAYLLSLCSEADAFVAASFPQFSAGSLIAFLVYGPMLDLKNTFMLFAYFRVKFVIAFMITVTITVFLSILFVNRFVLPNWYMWF; encoded by the coding sequence ATGAAACCTCATCAGGTAAGAGCCTTCGGAAAAGACCTCATCGGCATGGGGCTGCTTCTGTTGTTTCTAATCCTTTTTCTATTCAGTGACAGGCTGAGCAGTACCCAGTACATACAGGATCTCCCGGGAGCCTGGGTAAATGTGAACACGCTGTTTTTGAGTATCGTCATTGAAGCTGTTCCTTTTATTCTGCTTGGCGTTTTTGTGTCTGCCATGATTCAGATTTACGTGTCGGAAGAAACCATTCAGCGCTATCTCCCTAAAAATGCGATAGGGGCTTTGTTCCCGGCAGCAGTACTTGGTGCTATTTTCCCGCTCTGTGAGTGCGCCATAGTACCGGTCGTTGCCCGCCTCGTGAAAAAAGGAATGCCGCTTCATGTAGGTGTTGTTTTTCTCGTTGCTGCACCGATTCTGAATCCGATAGTATTTGCCTCCACCTTCTTTGCTTTCGGTTCAAACTGGACTCATCCAGTCCTGCTGTCACGGATGGGACTCGCGTTTATTCTTTCTATTATAATCGGTTTCGTCCTATATATGCTGTTTAAGAACACCAGACAGTTAAGAGCCCAGGCTCAGAGCCTGACTGACCACGCTCATAATCATGAACATAATCACACTCACAGCAGCGGGGGAAAACCGACATTTATGACCCGTATTAAAGAAACCGTTTATCATGCCGTCGATGAATTCTTTCTGATGGGAAAATACTTAATCCTCGGAGCGCTGATCGCAGCTATGTTTCAGACCTTTCTTGACAGGTCGCTCCTGCAGACCATCGGAGCCAACGAGTATTCATCCACGCTTGTTATGATGGGATTTGCCTATCTGCTGTCACTCTGTTCGGAAGCGGACGCTTTTGTCGCCGCTTCGTTCCCGCAGTTTTCAGCCGGCTCACTCATTGCTTTTCTTGTATACGGACCGATGCTCGACCTGAAGAATACATTTATGCTTTTCGCATACTTCCGTGTTAAATTTGTTATTGCCTTCATGATTACAGTGACAATTACCGTATTTCTATCCATTCTTTTCGTCAATCGTTTTGTACTGCCAAACTGGTATATGTGGTTTTAG
- a CDS encoding DUF3866 family protein, which yields MQRIITVTVIGIISEDSRVQWLATDGGSGAAVLYRDLYPGAKAGDRLRVNITAGLLGLGTGGADFVTGIEHAEETAAGDDSGHIMKCRYLPVQHSVLTVESPEYRDGCVVYEKELDLGGKRILLCELHSMLPVVWELYRNVVPEGKLLAVIDDQASLGLPFSRHLSRLHKEEDFISVSIGQAFGGKFEAVNLLTALQFACTNYPEALLVITVGPGVTGTGTRYGFSGIVQSSWANMIGKKGGCPVWTPRLSQADKRKRHVGLSHHTITALTELTYADSVLPLPAGELTDRYLSDHTVSMLRSRDGIHVPEVEETAIIPWVESVLGHSSDITTMKRGIKKDLLFFTGVGTAVHWLFS from the coding sequence ATGCAGCGGATCATTACAGTAACAGTTATAGGAATTATCAGTGAAGACAGCCGTGTACAGTGGCTTGCCACAGACGGTGGAAGCGGTGCGGCTGTTCTCTACAGGGATCTGTACCCCGGAGCAAAGGCAGGCGATAGGCTGCGGGTTAATATTACGGCAGGGCTGCTTGGCCTTGGGACCGGAGGAGCTGATTTTGTTACTGGAATAGAACATGCAGAGGAAACAGCTGCAGGGGATGATTCGGGACATATAATGAAATGCCGGTATCTGCCGGTGCAGCACAGTGTGCTTACAGTGGAATCTCCGGAATACCGTGACGGCTGCGTTGTTTATGAGAAGGAACTGGACCTTGGGGGGAAGCGTATCCTTCTGTGTGAACTGCACAGTATGCTTCCTGTCGTATGGGAACTTTACAGAAATGTCGTACCGGAAGGAAAACTGTTGGCAGTGATCGACGACCAGGCATCATTGGGTCTTCCTTTCAGCCGGCACCTCAGCCGTCTGCACAAAGAGGAGGATTTTATATCCGTGTCAATCGGCCAGGCATTTGGAGGGAAATTTGAAGCTGTCAATCTATTAACTGCGCTGCAGTTTGCCTGCACAAATTATCCTGAGGCTCTTTTGGTGATTACAGTGGGGCCGGGGGTGACGGGAACAGGTACGAGGTATGGGTTCAGCGGAATTGTACAATCTTCCTGGGCCAATATGATAGGGAAAAAAGGTGGATGCCCCGTTTGGACACCGCGTTTGTCACAGGCAGATAAACGCAAGCGCCACGTCGGCCTTTCTCATCATACGATTACTGCCCTTACTGAACTCACTTATGCGGATAGTGTGCTGCCTTTGCCTGCCGGAGAACTTACAGACAGGTATCTGTCCGATCACACGGTATCCATGCTTAGAAGCCGGGACGGCATTCATGTTCCTGAGGTGGAAGAGACAGCCATCATCCCATGGGTGGAATCTGTTTTAGGGCATTCATCGGATATTACAACAATGAAGCGTGGAATCAAAAAAGATCTGCTGTTTTTCACCGGGGTCGGAACGGCAGTACATTGGCTGTTTTCGTAG
- the deoB gene encoding phosphopentomutase — protein MDGKRFNRVFLIVMDSVGIGEAPDADRFNDKGSDTLGHIAEKMNGLEMPNMGRLGLANIRDVKGIEKADTPMAHYGRMAEASNGKDTMTGHWEIMGLYIEQPFRTFPEGFPDELIRELEERTGRKIAGNKPASGTEILDELGEHHLNTGDLIVYTSADSVLQIAAHEEVVPLKELYEICELARQLTLDDKYMVGRIIARPFLGKPGQWERTANRHDYALKPFGRTVMNDLKDGGFDSIAIGKISDIYDGEGITQSLRTTSNMDGMDKLVQTIGMDFNGLSFLNLVDFDAKFGHRRDPIGYGEALEEYDARLPEVLEALKDDDLLIVTADHGNDPVHHGTDHTREYVPLLAYSPSFTGGNRIADRATFADIGATIADNFGINMPQFGKSFLEDLK, from the coding sequence ATGGATGGAAAGCGGTTTAACAGAGTTTTTCTAATCGTAATGGATTCGGTCGGGATCGGAGAGGCCCCGGATGCAGATAGATTTAACGACAAAGGGTCTGACACCCTGGGTCATATTGCTGAAAAGATGAACGGTCTAGAGATGCCCAACATGGGAAGACTCGGACTGGCGAATATTCGGGATGTAAAAGGAATTGAGAAAGCAGACACCCCGATGGCTCATTACGGCAGGATGGCGGAAGCGTCTAACGGCAAAGACACGATGACAGGCCACTGGGAAATCATGGGTTTATACATAGAGCAGCCCTTCCGCACATTTCCGGAAGGCTTTCCGGATGAATTGATCAGAGAACTGGAGGAGCGTACCGGAAGAAAGATTGCAGGAAATAAACCTGCTTCCGGAACGGAGATTCTGGATGAACTTGGCGAGCATCATCTCAATACCGGAGATCTGATTGTGTATACTTCAGCAGATTCCGTACTCCAGATTGCAGCGCATGAAGAGGTTGTACCTTTAAAGGAACTATATGAAATTTGTGAACTGGCCAGACAACTTACCCTTGACGATAAATACATGGTTGGCAGAATTATTGCCCGGCCGTTTCTTGGAAAGCCTGGTCAGTGGGAACGGACAGCCAACCGTCATGACTATGCACTCAAACCATTCGGACGCACGGTGATGAATGACTTAAAGGACGGCGGATTTGATTCCATTGCCATCGGAAAAATTTCCGATATTTATGACGGGGAGGGAATAACGCAATCTCTGCGTACAACCTCAAATATGGATGGAATGGATAAGCTTGTACAGACAATCGGGATGGACTTTAACGGACTGAGTTTCCTGAACCTCGTTGATTTTGATGCGAAATTTGGTCACCGCAGGGATCCAATTGGATATGGTGAGGCACTTGAAGAATATGATGCAAGGCTGCCGGAAGTACTGGAGGCTCTGAAGGATGATGACCTTCTGATCGTAACAGCGGATCACGGAAATGACCCTGTTCATCACGGGACCGATCATACGCGGGAATACGTCCCTCTTTTAGCGTACAGTCCTTCGTTTACTGGCGGGAACAGGATTGCTGACCGGGCGACTTTTGCTGATATAGGTGCGACAATTGCAGATAATTTCGGTATCAACATGCCTCAATTCGGCAAAAGCTTTCTTGAAGATCTGAAGTAA
- the xerD gene encoding site-specific tyrosine recombinase XerD, with protein MRMELSRYLRYLVIEKGLSANTVQAYERDLTAYLNYVENVEQVKDIRHVHRTNIVSYLLNLKELGKASTTISRQLSSVRSFHQFLLREGLSDNDPSDLIDIPKAEKRLPKVLSAQEVEGLLESPGNSSLGIRNKAMLEVLYATGLRVTELCSMTLSDLHLDMGFIRCVGKGNKERIIPLGGAAVKALRTYLRSSREDLMKKNNHNVVFVNHHGRQMTRQGFWKILKQLAMDARIEKELTPHTLRHSFATHLLENGADLRAVQEMLGHADISTTQIYTHVSKTRLKDVYASYHPRA; from the coding sequence ATGAGGATGGAACTGAGCAGGTACCTCCGTTATCTGGTAATAGAAAAAGGACTTTCGGCTAATACTGTACAGGCTTATGAGCGGGATCTGACCGCTTACCTTAATTATGTGGAAAACGTGGAGCAGGTTAAAGATATCAGACATGTTCACAGAACTAATATCGTATCCTATCTGCTGAATCTGAAAGAGCTTGGAAAAGCGTCCACCACTATTTCAAGACAACTGTCATCTGTTCGTTCATTTCACCAGTTTCTCCTGCGGGAAGGACTCTCTGATAATGATCCCAGTGATCTGATTGATATTCCGAAAGCGGAAAAACGTCTTCCAAAAGTTCTTTCTGCACAGGAAGTTGAAGGACTTCTGGAATCGCCGGGAAACTCATCGCTTGGGATTCGGAACAAGGCGATGCTCGAGGTTCTCTATGCAACAGGTCTCCGAGTAACAGAGCTATGCTCAATGACACTGTCAGATCTGCATCTGGATATGGGTTTTATCCGGTGTGTGGGAAAAGGGAATAAGGAACGGATTATCCCTCTCGGCGGAGCTGCAGTGAAGGCGCTTCGAACCTATTTGCGTTCCAGCAGAGAAGATCTTATGAAGAAAAACAATCACAATGTTGTTTTTGTTAATCATCACGGAAGGCAGATGACGCGGCAGGGCTTTTGGAAAATACTAAAGCAGCTTGCAATGGATGCAAGGATTGAAAAAGAGCTGACCCCGCATACACTCAGACATTCCTTTGCCACACACCTTCTTGAAAACGGTGCGGATTTGCGTGCCGTTCAGGAAATGCTCGGACATGCGGATATTTCCACTACACAGATCTACACTCATGTATCAAAGACACGGTTAAAAGATGTCTATGCCAGCTATCATCCCCGGGCCTGA
- a CDS encoding aldo/keto reductase yields the protein MKKRQIGSSELYVSEIGFGCMSLSDDYRENERIIHEAVDMGINYFDTADLYDFGSNEESVGRALKGKRQDVILASKGGNEWGEGIDGWRWNPSKKHLKSAVKASLSRLGTDYLDLYQLHGGTIEDPIDETIEAFEELVEEGLIRYYGISSIRPNVIKEYVSRSNIVSVMMQYSLLDRRPEEWLPLFREHNISVLPRGPVAKGLLAEGWKRKLDDDGYLQYSREELQEIVPQLEKIAERERLTLHELALRYPLASNEVAATVTGASRVSQIEANAQAGDIEPLSETLIEELRSVTSVSQYDKHRD from the coding sequence TTGAAAAAACGGCAGATCGGTTCATCTGAACTTTATGTAAGTGAAATCGGGTTCGGCTGTATGTCCCTCTCGGACGACTACCGGGAAAATGAGCGGATTATTCATGAAGCGGTCGACATGGGAATTAATTACTTTGACACAGCCGATCTCTATGATTTCGGGTCCAATGAAGAATCAGTCGGCAGAGCCCTTAAAGGAAAACGCCAGGACGTGATTCTCGCTTCAAAGGGCGGTAATGAATGGGGCGAGGGAATTGACGGCTGGCGATGGAATCCATCAAAAAAACATCTTAAATCTGCTGTCAAAGCCAGCCTTTCCCGTCTCGGCACGGATTATCTGGATTTGTATCAGCTCCACGGCGGGACAATTGAAGACCCTATCGACGAAACGATTGAAGCGTTTGAAGAACTCGTTGAGGAGGGGCTGATCCGTTATTATGGCATTTCATCCATAAGACCGAATGTCATTAAGGAATATGTCAGCCGGTCAAATATCGTTAGTGTGATGATGCAGTACAGTCTCCTTGACCGGCGTCCGGAAGAATGGCTGCCTCTTTTCAGAGAACATAATATTTCCGTTCTTCCAAGGGGTCCGGTGGCAAAAGGACTTCTGGCAGAAGGATGGAAAAGAAAGCTCGATGACGACGGTTATCTTCAGTACAGTCGGGAAGAACTTCAGGAAATTGTACCTCAGCTGGAGAAAATTGCTGAAAGAGAAAGACTTACTCTTCACGAATTAGCGCTTCGCTATCCGCTCGCATCGAATGAAGTGGCTGCCACTGTCACCGGTGCCAGCCGTGTTTCACAAATCGAAGCAAATGCACAAGCCGGTGACATTGAACCGCTTTCTGAAACATTGATTGAAGAACTTAGGTCAGTAACAAGTGTCTCTCAATACGATAAACACAGAGATTAA
- a CDS encoding NUDIX hydrolase, whose protein sequence is MDRLEEKTTSKEIIYEGRIIDLSIHQVALPNGKESKREIINHPGAVAVLAVNKEGKLILVKQYRKALEKSIAEIPAGKLEKGEDPKACAARELEEETGYRAGSLEKVMSFYTSPGFADEIVHLYEAKDLSQGKAGTDEDEFVELLEATLDEAVSMIRDETIHDAKTICAIQHYRLTEK, encoded by the coding sequence ATGGATCGTCTTGAAGAAAAAACAACCTCAAAAGAAATTATTTATGAAGGCAGAATCATTGATTTAAGTATTCATCAGGTAGCTTTGCCTAATGGAAAAGAAAGTAAACGGGAAATTATCAATCACCCCGGCGCAGTGGCGGTGCTTGCTGTGAACAAGGAAGGGAAACTGATTCTTGTTAAGCAGTACAGAAAAGCGCTGGAAAAGTCGATTGCGGAAATCCCCGCCGGGAAACTGGAAAAAGGTGAAGATCCAAAAGCCTGTGCTGCAAGGGAACTTGAGGAAGAGACTGGTTACAGGGCTGGCTCGCTTGAAAAAGTTATGTCCTTTTACACTTCCCCTGGATTTGCAGATGAAATCGTCCATTTATATGAAGCAAAAGACCTGTCACAGGGAAAAGCAGGAACAGATGAAGATGAATTTGTGGAACTTCTGGAAGCAACATTGGATGAAGCTGTTTCCATGATCAGGGACGAAACTATTCATGATGCGAAAACAATCTGTGCGATTCAGCATTACCGTCTTACTGAAAAGTGA
- the mciZ gene encoding Z-ring formation inhibitor MciZ codes for MHVYLKENGFVIAGKVWQVKAYLKQLSKEHTSVESWISKGQALPGTGATKTANVLPFRPR; via the coding sequence ATGCACGTTTATTTAAAGGAAAACGGATTTGTAATTGCAGGTAAAGTTTGGCAGGTAAAAGCCTACCTGAAACAGCTGTCAAAGGAGCATACGTCCGTCGAATCATGGATCAGTAAAGGACAGGCTCTCCCCGGAACCGGAGCTACGAAAACAGCCAATGTACTGCCGTTCCGACCCCGGTGA
- the fur gene encoding ferric iron uptake transcriptional regulator, producing the protein MEQRIERIKKQLHSQSYKLTPQREATVRVLLEHEEDHLSAEDVYMLVKEKSPEIGLATVYRTLELLTELKVVDKINFGDGVSRYDLRKEGATHFHHHLVCIECGSVDEIQEDLLGEVEKVVERRWNFLVKDHRLTFHGICHRCSGKKEPEKEDRA; encoded by the coding sequence ATGGAGCAGCGGATTGAACGGATAAAAAAACAACTGCATTCACAAAGTTATAAACTGACTCCACAGAGGGAAGCGACTGTCCGGGTTCTTCTTGAACATGAAGAAGATCATCTCAGTGCCGAGGATGTGTATATGCTCGTAAAGGAAAAATCACCGGAAATCGGTCTGGCCACTGTCTACCGTACGCTTGAATTGCTCACGGAGCTTAAAGTGGTTGATAAAATAAACTTTGGAGACGGCGTTTCCAGGTACGATTTGAGGAAAGAAGGAGCTACTCATTTTCATCATCATCTCGTCTGCATTGAATGCGGTTCTGTTGATGAAATTCAGGAGGATCTGCTGGGTGAAGTGGAAAAGGTAGTCGAACGGCGCTGGAACTTCCTCGTAAAGGACCACCGCCTGACGTTTCACGGCATCTGCCACCGCTGCAGCGGGAAAAAGGAACCGGAAAAGGAAGACAGAGCCTGA
- a CDS encoding YqzK family protein, with amino-acid sequence MVKTAKVMVDTLFVFVLFMGCTLFFYYGILWVSDAYSDYHRYDEPEGQAVRVIQPVQGETVLSTMTERLRLFYLNGE; translated from the coding sequence ATGGTGAAAACTGCAAAAGTAATGGTTGATACGTTATTTGTTTTCGTTTTATTTATGGGGTGCACGCTGTTTTTCTATTATGGTATTCTATGGGTAAGCGATGCATACAGCGACTACCACCGCTATGATGAACCGGAAGGACAGGCTGTAAGGGTAATCCAGCCGGTTCAGGGGGAAACAGTCCTCAGCACAATGACAGAAAGACTGAGGCTTTTCTATTTGAACGGCGAGTAG
- a CDS encoding TIGR03943 family putative permease subunit, protein MREYDFSFHAFIQGIILIGFALLMLWFVLSGNIVYYIAPKMMPFVYFGLVTFFILGIVQVFRSTKKNDSSGAACTCGHDHRIPGPPIVKLLIYSIFILPVLMGFVLPDRALDSSVASNRGMIYGSGNSPSADAAQEAGRQTEAAETAEEEQSTADEYLEDPEGYMESLEADTSGTGEAPSPDEMDEHFTVEDFYDQEGFDQYYVELAEKLKHEDVITVTEDNYLDIMTVMDVHLDEFIGKDIEMIGFAFREPDFDDHQLVAARFSMTCCTADAGVYGTLIESSHAKEIEEDTWIHVYGTIKEGEYNGYRLPVITDADLNEVEEPDSPYVYPSFRF, encoded by the coding sequence TTGAGAGAGTATGATTTTTCGTTTCACGCTTTTATTCAGGGGATTATCCTGATTGGATTTGCTCTACTGATGCTCTGGTTTGTTCTGAGCGGCAACATTGTTTATTATATTGCACCTAAAATGATGCCTTTTGTTTACTTTGGCCTTGTCACCTTCTTTATTCTGGGGATCGTTCAGGTGTTCAGAAGTACAAAGAAAAATGACAGCAGTGGAGCCGCATGCACCTGTGGGCATGATCACAGGATCCCTGGCCCGCCGATTGTAAAACTGCTCATCTACAGTATCTTTATCCTGCCGGTATTAATGGGGTTTGTCCTCCCGGATCGTGCCCTAGACAGTTCGGTAGCCTCTAACCGGGGAATGATATACGGAAGCGGAAATTCCCCAAGCGCAGATGCTGCCCAGGAGGCCGGGCGCCAGACTGAGGCCGCTGAAACGGCTGAAGAAGAGCAGAGTACTGCCGATGAGTACCTGGAAGACCCGGAAGGCTATATGGAAAGTCTTGAAGCTGACACATCCGGTACCGGAGAAGCACCATCGCCTGACGAGATGGATGAGCACTTTACAGTAGAGGATTTCTACGATCAGGAAGGCTTTGACCAGTATTACGTTGAGCTTGCAGAAAAGCTGAAGCATGAAGATGTCATTACCGTGACCGAAGACAACTACCTTGATATTATGACCGTAATGGATGTGCATCTTGACGAGTTCATCGGAAAAGACATCGAGATGATCGGTTTTGCGTTCCGCGAGCCTGATTTTGATGACCACCAGCTGGTTGCTGCCCGCTTTTCCATGACATGCTGTACAGCTGACGCAGGTGTTTATGGAACGCTGATTGAAAGCAGTCATGCGAAAGAAATTGAAGAGGATACCTGGATCCACGTTTACGGAACCATCAAAGAAGGGGAATACAACGGCTACCGCCTTCCTGTTATTACAGATGCCGATCTGAATGAGGTTGAAGAGCCTGATTCTCCCTATGTGTATCCAAGCTTCAGATTTTAA
- a CDS encoding TlpA disulfide reductase family protein has protein sequence MKGRHLSSLLILTAALGIAVFVIYDHRTDSAAEDPLAIYLENDGIENADNGAQDTDQYIETDEEGIQPGMLLKDIPLPLVDEEGEMGIADFRGYYVILNVWATWCAPCREEKPDLTRIHDEYYDEGVRVVGLNRTSQESDHDNIHKFLDEFGVTYPNLMDENDEAAKAYQVIGMPLTYVLDPDGRIITRRQGMVNYDMLTEDLDTAREIYEQ, from the coding sequence ATGAAAGGCAGACACCTTTCAAGCCTGCTTATCTTAACCGCTGCTCTGGGGATTGCTGTATTTGTCATATATGATCACCGGACTGACAGTGCAGCTGAGGATCCACTGGCCATTTATCTCGAAAACGATGGAATAGAAAACGCCGATAACGGTGCCCAGGATACAGATCAATATATTGAAACAGACGAGGAAGGTATTCAGCCGGGGATGCTGTTAAAAGATATTCCGCTCCCGCTCGTGGATGAAGAGGGGGAGATGGGGATTGCCGACTTCAGGGGTTACTATGTCATTTTGAATGTCTGGGCGACGTGGTGTGCCCCTTGCAGGGAGGAAAAACCCGACCTGACACGTATCCACGATGAGTATTATGATGAAGGTGTCCGCGTCGTCGGTCTTAATCGTACTTCCCAGGAGTCGGATCATGATAATATTCACAAATTCCTTGACGAATTCGGTGTGACCTATCCAAATCTCATGGATGAAAATGACGAAGCTGCCAAAGCCTATCAGGTCATTGGTATGCCGCTCACCTACGTGCTGGACCCGGATGGACGTATTATAACGAGAAGGCAAGGCATGGTGAATTATGACATGCTAACAGAAGATCTGGATACAGCCAGGGAAATTTATGAACAGTAA